The window GTACGTTCCGAGACATATGATTCCAAAAACAACCTTATCAGCTACTCTGAAATGACAAACATAAACAGACCTAATGATGATGAGTAGCGCCCAATAGCTACAGTCTAACATATAGATGATATATCAGAATATTGACGTTTGATCATGTAAAACGCCTTTTCCTACATTTGAGAAAAAGGCGTTTTTTTTAAACTCAGATTGACGCAGGTAAACCAATCTTATCAAACTATAAACATATTAAGGCCCAAATACCTCTAACTCCATAAAACTTATATATGCTGCTGTCCCATTAGGAAAAACAACAGTCATATATCGTCCTGATGCCTGGATTGAAAGATACATAGTAAAAATATCCGTTCCATCATACTGCCCTTGTGCCACAGGTGTCATAGAAGATAAAATTGTTGTTAAATTTGGATCGTCAGGATCTATCGGATCATCAGTCAAATAGATCTCCACATCTTTTAAATAACGCCAATTTGTTCTTTCCGGTGGATAAATTATGACACTATCAACCAGCAAGGATTTCTTCATATCAACCACTACACATTGAGGAAACGGTGTACCTACTTTACTATGCCAACCCGTAGCACGATTACCATCAAAAAGAAGTGCCGGTTGTCCGCCTCCGCCATCACCCCAATCATGATTACCATTTTTAGCAACAGCTGTCCAACCAGTTCTCGGATAATTGTATATGAATGACAAATCATTTCTAATCCATTCCCTAGGAACCGAATCAATTCCTTTTGAGGGTAAAAAGACAGAACGACATTCAACAGGTTCTCCGGTTTTTATATCAGGACAACTTAATATTGACTGTTCTGGCTGTACTCGAATCGTTTTGATTTGATCAGAAGTTGTCACATAACGTATTTCGGAATAAACCAAATCCGGTGTTTTCACCCCCCATTCAATGAACCATTCAAGATTATTATCGCGTGAAACAATGTTATTTATTGTCCGATCGGTTGCCCCCATTATATAATAATCCCCGTACGATGTGCCGGTTACTTCGGAAGGTATAGATGCATTATCCTCTTTATCAAAAGTTTTCACATAAAAGGTATAGCTTCCTTCACCGAGATCATCTATATCTACCATAATAATTTCACCCTGCATCCGGGAAAGATCTATTCCCATGGTATCGGCATAATTATTCCAGTAAACCTCGGCACGGACAACGCTCGGGTCCTTGGCTTTCAGCCAGGATAACCTCAATTTATTATATCCTGCATAAATTTTCAGGGAATCTACTTTCTGTGGGTATTTTAATCCACCAATCACCACATGTTCCTCATAAATATCAGTCATTTCTTTACATGATGACAGATATCCTATGGAAAATGCTATGAATAAATATATTATTTTTTTCATTTTCAAGTATTTTAATGGTTTAAACCTGTTAATCCTTCAATTGTCCCCAGAAAGTAAATTCGCAAATGATGACCTGCCCCATTGTTGCATCCGTACCATATGTATTAAAATTTGACAAAATTTTAAAACGCAGATGGGTCACCGGTATATATGGATCATAGACCTTGTCCGTAGGCACCAGGTCAAATTCTGTTCTATTATACCAATAATCTTTATCTTCATCGGTAATGGGTCCCACTTCCATACCTTCACCATAACCTGAAGGTTTAAATTGCTCAAATTCACCTATCAAGGTCCAGCTATCGTCCCAGCTACCATCCGGATTGGGATTGTCGCTGCCCCATACCTGGAAAATACGTGGTGCCGTTCCTGAATATAGT of the Bacteroidales bacterium genome contains:
- a CDS encoding discoidin domain-containing protein — translated: MKKIIYLFIAFSIGYLSSCKEMTDIYEEHVVIGGLKYPQKVDSLKIYAGYNKLRLSWLKAKDPSVVRAEVYWNNYADTMGIDLSRMQGEIIMVDIDDLGEGSYTFYVKTFDKEDNASIPSEVTGTSYGDYYIMGATDRTINNIVSRDNNLEWFIEWGVKTPDLVYSEIRYVTTSDQIKTIRVQPEQSILSCPDIKTGEPVECRSVFLPSKGIDSVPREWIRNDLSFIYNYPRTGWTAVAKNGNHDWGDGGGGQPALLFDGNRATGWHSKVGTPFPQCVVVDMKKSLLVDSVIIYPPERTNWRYLKDVEIYLTDDPIDPDDPNLTTILSSMTPVAQGQYDGTDIFTMYLSIQASGRYMTVVFPNGTAAYISFMELEVFGP